One region of Diabrotica undecimpunctata isolate CICGRU chromosome 6, icDiaUnde3, whole genome shotgun sequence genomic DNA includes:
- the LOC140443704 gene encoding uncharacterized protein, with the protein MESYVNQVIETAQKLNRTGFKIDDTWVGSLLLAGLPERYMPMILAIEHSGIGITTDEIKSKLLDMQIDGASSGKQKAFATKSSEVSTNHVKNVNKKDKRNITCFRCKQKGHFMNKCPNANNNAFSAVFLSRKFKSTDFYIDSGCSTHLTARKDWLRNIRDGSMSNISVANSELLTVECAGDMMITTIVDNKRSESRPQSEIMKS; encoded by the coding sequence ATGGAATCATACGTTAATCAAGTGATTGAAACGGCTCAGAAATTGAATAGGACCGGCTTCAAGATTGATGACACGTGGGTGGGGTCATTACTTTTGGCGGGACTTCCAGAAAGGTATATGCCCATGATTCTAGCTATCGAACATTCAGGAATCGGTATTACCACCGACGAAATTAAATCGAAATTGCTTGATATGCAGATAGACGGCGCTAGCAGTGGAAAGCAGAAAGCTTTTGCTACAAAGTCGAGTGAAGTTAGCACTAATCATGTCAAGAACGTCAACAAGAAAGACAAGAGAAATATAACCTGTTTTCGTTGTAAACAAAAAGGTCATTTCATGAATAAGTGCCCTAATGCTAATAATAATGCGTTTAGTGCAGTGTTTTTAAGTAGAAAATTTAAATCTACAGATTTTTATATCGATTCTGGATGCAGCACGCATCTTACAGCTAGAAAAGATTGGTTGAGAAATATTCGAGATGGTAGTATGTCCAATATATCTGTGGCTAACAGTGAACTATTAACGGTAGAATGTGCTGGTGATATGATGATAACCACAATTGTTGATAATAAGAGATCTGAG